A part of Podarcis muralis chromosome 13, rPodMur119.hap1.1, whole genome shotgun sequence genomic DNA contains:
- the CDK5R1 gene encoding cyclin-dependent kinase 5 activator 1 — protein MGTVLSLSPSYRKATLFEDGSSTVGHYTAVQNSKNAKDKSLKRHSIISVLPWKRIVAVSAKKKNSKKVQPNSSYQNNVTHLNNENLKKSLSCANLSTFAQNQGAQPPAPNNQISTSKSNLSSVKKTPHPNTNSTGTPKRVIVQASTSELLRCLGEFLCRRCYRLKHLSPTDPVLWLRSVDRSLLLQGWQDQGFITPANVVFLYMLCRDVISSEVATDHELQAVLLTCLYLSYSYMGNEISYPLKPFLVESCKEAFWDRCLSIINLMSPKMLQINADPHYFTQVFADLKNESSQEEKNRLLIGLDR, from the coding sequence ATGGGTACCGTCTTGTCCCTTTCCCCCAGTTACCGGAAGGCGACCCTCTTTGAGGATGGCTCGTCCACGGTGGGCCATTACACGGCCGTGCAGAACAGCAAGAACGCCAAAGACAAGAGTCTCAAGCGTCACTCCATCATCTCGGTGCTGCCTTGGAAGCGGATCGTGGCCGTGTCGGCCAAGAAGAAGAACTCCAAGAAGGTCCAGCCCAACAGCAGCTACCAGAACAATGTCACGCACCTCAACAACGAGAACCTGAAGAAGTCCCTCTCCTGTGCCAACCTCTCCACTTTCGCCCAGAACCAGGGCGCCCAGCCGCCGGCGCCCAACAACCAGATTTCCACCTCCAAGAGCAACCTGTCCTCCGTCAAGAAGACCCCCCATCCCAACACCAACTCGACCGGCACCCCCAAGAGGGTCATTGTCCAAGCTTCGACCAGCGAGCTGCTTCGGTGCCTGGGCGAGTTCCTCTGCCGGCGATGCTACCGCCTGAAGCACCTATCGCCCACCGACCCGGTCCTGTGGCTTCGGAGCGTTgaccggtccctgctcctccaaggCTGGCAAGACCAAGGCTTCATCACCCCGGCCAACGTGGTGTTCCTGTACATGCTTTGCCGGGACGTCATCTCTTCCGAAGTGGCCACGGACCATGAACTCCAAGCCGTCTTGCTCACCTGCCTCTATCTCTCCTATTCCTACATGGGCAACGAGATCTCCTACCCTCTCAAGCCCTTCCTGGTGGAGAGCTGCAAGGAGGCCTTTTGGGATCGCTGCCTGTCCATTATTAACCTCATGAGTCCCAAAATGTTGCAGATCAACGCCGACCCGCACTATTTCACTCAGGTCTTTGCCGACCTGAAGAACGAGAGCagccaggaagagaagaacaggCTGCTCATCGGCCTGGACCGGTGA